A genomic stretch from Pirellulales bacterium includes:
- a CDS encoding FkbM family methyltransferase — protein sequence MKKLIKLIVQRLGYDIRPLQKHTSTRFGELLNPLYLSQICQPKTVIDVGVGIGTDWLYESFPSAHFFLIEPLKDYDESIRKIANQYECEVYNFAVGEKDDICEIKVDPTNLHLTSFSERCALTAKSYNLEKRTVAVTTLDNIYQESRTIRTPVLVKIDTEGHELQVLKGAVSLLQICDTVIAEVSIAQRFHNGYVFEEIIRFMEQNGFYLYSFLSIHHVPGELRPRFADVIFKRSIMTKGTTVECA from the coding sequence ATGAAAAAGCTTATTAAGTTGATTGTTCAACGCCTTGGCTATGACATTCGACCGCTTCAAAAGCATACGAGTACTAGGTTCGGCGAGTTGCTCAACCCACTTTACCTTTCTCAAATCTGCCAGCCGAAGACCGTAATTGACGTAGGAGTTGGGATCGGTACAGATTGGCTTTATGAATCCTTTCCTTCTGCACATTTTTTCCTTATCGAGCCATTGAAAGATTACGATGAATCAATACGAAAGATTGCGAATCAATACGAATGTGAAGTTTACAACTTCGCCGTCGGTGAGAAGGATGACATTTGTGAAATTAAAGTTGATCCAACCAATTTGCACTTAACTTCATTTAGTGAGCGGTGCGCACTTACAGCGAAGTCATACAATCTTGAAAAGCGGACCGTAGCTGTTACCACACTCGACAATATCTATCAAGAAAGCAGGACGATTCGCACGCCAGTGCTGGTCAAAATTGACACGGAAGGACATGAGCTGCAAGTGTTAAAAGGTGCCGTCTCACTTCTTCAAATATGCGACACGGTCATTGCCGAAGTTTCCATTGCTCAACGGTTTCACAATGGCTATGTCTTTGAAGAGATAATCCGTTTCATGGAACAAAATGGCTTCTATTTATACTCCTTCTTGAGCATCCATCATGTGCCAGGAGAACTGCGTCCACGTTTTGCCGACGTGATTTTTAAGCGTTCTATTATGACGAAAGGAACAACAGTGGAGTGTGCGTAG
- a CDS encoding sulfotransferase, with protein sequence MASRKPNLFIVGAMKSGTSSLHNYLGDHPEVFMCEPKEPCYFVAKEELNWPAIEAWGFWKGEQNYLKLFENAGHATIIGESSTLYTKAPHINGVPGRIAQFNPEARLIYVMRDPVERTISHYWHHVNHNDEWREPLAAIRDSSLYRDVSNYAMQLDPYVRLFGIDRIFVLTFEELTAAPARTLAKVFHWLGVDDQFTPRNLNERANVTPEQIDQVRFRGWLKRLRFSPFWNRVGPWVPKQLRMAARSYSTRKVDRKVEQMNEVRSYLRPLQADQTSELSRLLKRKFPEWESLLSEPSSAAICSSRETVECNS encoded by the coding sequence ATGGCCTCTCGCAAGCCCAACCTATTCATTGTCGGCGCGATGAAGTCTGGCACGAGTTCGCTCCATAACTACTTGGGCGACCATCCTGAAGTCTTTATGTGCGAACCGAAAGAGCCGTGCTACTTTGTTGCGAAAGAAGAACTCAACTGGCCGGCCATTGAAGCTTGGGGTTTTTGGAAAGGTGAGCAGAACTATCTCAAGTTATTTGAAAACGCCGGCCACGCGACGATCATCGGCGAATCGAGCACACTGTACACCAAGGCTCCGCACATCAACGGAGTTCCAGGGCGAATTGCCCAATTCAACCCCGAGGCGCGCTTGATCTATGTCATGCGCGACCCGGTTGAACGTACGATCAGCCACTACTGGCACCATGTGAATCACAACGACGAATGGCGCGAGCCGCTGGCGGCCATCCGCGATTCGAGCCTGTATCGCGACGTCAGCAACTATGCGATGCAATTGGATCCGTATGTTCGGCTATTTGGGATCGATCGTATCTTTGTATTGACATTTGAAGAACTGACGGCGGCTCCCGCGCGTACGTTGGCAAAGGTCTTCCACTGGCTCGGCGTAGACGATCAATTCACACCGCGCAATTTGAACGAGCGAGCCAATGTGACTCCCGAGCAAATCGACCAGGTGCGGTTCCGAGGGTGGTTGAAGCGATTGCGCTTTTCGCCGTTTTGGAATCGTGTCGGGCCATGGGTGCCAAAACAACTCCGCATGGCCGCACGCAGCTATTCCACAAGAAAGGTCGACCGAAAAGTAGAGCAAATGAACGAGGTACGCAGTTATTTGCGACCGTTGCAAGCGGACCAAACATCTGAGTTATCGCGACTATTGAAGCGGAAGTTTCCCGAATGGGAAAGCCTACTTTCCGAGCCGTCCAGCGCGGCAATCTGTAGTTCGCGGGAAACGGTCGAATGCAACAGCTAG
- a CDS encoding glycosyltransferase, with product MKISVAICTWNRADLLDRTLREMRTLQIPCEVEWELLIVNNNCTDQTDEVLARHKQHLPIRRLFEPIQGIARARNFAARAATGELLVWTDDDVLVEPGWLVAYYNAYVQFPEAGFYGGAVEPWFGAEPPKWIRDNLSRVEGAYAIRRLTSETRWMNDQDLPVNANMAVKRSLMEAFAYANHLGAQGDSLMRGEETELVHQFRSSGFQGMWVSGAGVRHYIPRDRLTASYIWRLSYGSGRTSVRMNGSPPCPCFLGAPRWAIKQYCQKRLWSCLLTPWKSTRWLDAFISAAQLKGFIDECRASTISH from the coding sequence ATGAAAATTAGCGTTGCCATCTGCACTTGGAATCGAGCGGACTTGTTGGACCGCACACTGAGGGAAATGCGCACGTTGCAAATCCCCTGCGAAGTTGAATGGGAACTATTGATCGTCAATAACAATTGCACCGACCAGACAGACGAGGTGCTTGCCAGGCACAAACAGCACTTGCCCATTCGGCGATTATTTGAGCCGATTCAGGGCATTGCCCGCGCGCGGAATTTCGCAGCTCGAGCGGCAACGGGCGAATTGCTGGTGTGGACCGACGACGATGTATTGGTTGAGCCGGGGTGGTTAGTAGCATATTACAATGCATACGTGCAGTTTCCGGAAGCCGGCTTTTATGGAGGAGCCGTTGAGCCCTGGTTTGGTGCCGAGCCGCCCAAATGGATTCGGGACAACTTATCTCGCGTCGAGGGCGCGTATGCCATTCGGCGTTTGACAAGCGAAACTCGCTGGATGAATGACCAAGACTTGCCTGTGAATGCAAATATGGCGGTAAAGAGGTCGCTGATGGAGGCGTTTGCATACGCGAATCATTTGGGAGCGCAAGGCGATAGCTTGATGCGGGGCGAAGAAACGGAGCTGGTTCATCAATTCCGTTCTTCTGGGTTTCAGGGGATGTGGGTGTCAGGTGCAGGAGTGCGGCACTATATACCGCGGGATCGCTTGACTGCTTCCTACATTTGGCGGCTGTCGTACGGCAGTGGTCGGACTAGCGTGCGCATGAACGGTTCACCTCCTTGTCCTTGTTTTCTGGGAGCACCCCGGTGGGCCATAAAGCAGTACTGCCAAAAGCGGCTTTGGAGCTGTTTGCTCACACCGTGGAAATCCACACGCTGGCTAGACGCGTTTATTAGTGCTGCGCAACTGAAGGGCTTTATTGACGAGTGCCGCGCTTCCACCATTAGCCATTGA
- a CDS encoding class I SAM-dependent methyltransferase produces the protein MTKISGESAIREAYRDDERVARYICDRYDSDPMGRSFCLRQGRILASTIRTLKPSSILEIAPGPARLTVYIPDVPKAVAIEQSPAMLAAAQKRLSEFGKSHWTLVEGDAFDMPFAEAEFDVVLAFKLLRHFNTFDRNRLARNIRRVLRPGGHFLVDVANEVANRWLYSKWGISEGWIDDFWYTPTSFHHEMTAQGFAVIRMLPVQVPISAQYHLFSRFGNRLKFLANGTSHLLNLLGKGEPLEWVAICRCE, from the coding sequence ATGACCAAAATATCGGGCGAATCTGCAATTCGAGAAGCGTATCGGGACGATGAGCGTGTCGCCCGGTATATTTGTGACCGATATGACTCGGACCCAATGGGCCGATCGTTTTGTCTTCGGCAAGGACGCATCCTCGCATCGACAATACGGACTTTAAAGCCGTCGAGCATTCTCGAGATTGCTCCTGGCCCTGCTCGCCTGACGGTTTATATCCCGGATGTGCCCAAAGCTGTTGCAATCGAACAGAGCCCAGCAATGCTGGCCGCGGCACAAAAGCGCCTCTCAGAGTTTGGAAAGTCGCATTGGACACTAGTCGAGGGAGACGCTTTTGATATGCCTTTTGCGGAGGCGGAGTTTGACGTCGTTTTGGCCTTTAAGCTGCTTCGTCACTTTAACACTTTTGACCGCAATCGTTTGGCACGAAACATTCGTCGAGTGCTACGTCCTGGTGGTCACTTTTTGGTTGATGTGGCAAATGAAGTTGCGAATCGATGGTTGTATTCCAAATGGGGAATATCCGAGGGATGGATTGACGATTTTTGGTATACTCCGACGAGTTTCCACCATGAGATGACTGCTCAAGGATTTGCTGTCATTCGGATGCTGCCGGTACAGGTTCCAATTTCAGCCCAGTATCATCTCTTCAGTCGCTTTGGCAACCGCCTGAAGTTCCTGGCGAATGGCACTTCACATTTGTTGAACCTGCTCGGAAAGGGAGAGCCACTCGAATGGGTAGCGATTTGTCGATGCGAATAA